From the Oleiharenicola lentus genome, one window contains:
- a CDS encoding arylsulfatase — protein sequence MKALLTALSTCALLGAFLTAAESPSRPNIVLIMADDMGYSDIGCYGSEIPTPNLDALAAHGLRFSQFYNTARCSPTRAALLTGLNPHQAGMGTLAEDPGKQAKPDAAAGYQEYLNDRCVTLAEALRPAGYRTLMSGKWHLGYHGENKWPLARGFDRFYGIISGASSYFSPKGARGLTLDNTPLPTPADPTYYTTDAFTDHALQFLRESPADRPFFLYLAFTAPHWPLHARAEDIEKFRGKYRGGWDNLRAARFERQKQLGLIPTDTVLSPRDDGARAWNELSIEQQEQLDYRMAVYAAQVHRMDHNIGRLVEHLRTTGKLENTVILFLSDNGGCAEPYTDLGGGAFSAINKPSAGGPGNKNAEGDGGSAYGTGWANASNTPFRRYKSRLHEGGISTPLIVHWPAGLKAKPGSINSAPGYLTDIMPTALELARATYPAKTRSGEAPYALVGRSLCPAIAAQPFPDQTRWLFWEQYNNKAVRHGDWKAVQPAESNGPWELYDLSRDRTELHDLAISEPARIAKMTAAWQQWAETHQVLPKKRP from the coding sequence ATGAAAGCCTTGCTCACCGCCCTATCCACCTGCGCCCTGCTCGGCGCATTCCTGACCGCCGCCGAATCTCCCTCCCGGCCCAACATCGTCCTGATCATGGCCGATGACATGGGTTACTCCGATATCGGCTGCTACGGCTCCGAAATCCCGACACCAAACCTGGATGCCCTTGCCGCCCACGGTCTGCGCTTTTCGCAATTCTACAACACCGCCCGCTGCTCCCCGACACGCGCCGCGCTGCTGACCGGACTGAATCCGCATCAAGCGGGCATGGGCACGCTCGCCGAGGACCCCGGCAAGCAGGCCAAACCCGACGCGGCTGCGGGCTATCAGGAATACCTCAACGACCGTTGCGTCACCCTGGCCGAGGCCCTCCGCCCAGCCGGCTACCGCACGCTCATGAGCGGCAAATGGCACCTCGGCTACCACGGCGAAAACAAATGGCCCCTGGCGCGGGGCTTCGACCGGTTCTACGGGATCATCTCCGGCGCCAGCTCCTACTTCAGTCCGAAGGGAGCGCGTGGTCTCACGCTCGACAACACGCCGCTGCCCACCCCCGCCGACCCCACCTACTACACCACGGACGCATTCACCGACCATGCGCTCCAGTTCCTGCGCGAATCCCCCGCCGACCGCCCGTTTTTTCTCTATCTCGCCTTCACCGCACCGCACTGGCCCCTTCATGCCCGCGCTGAAGACATCGAAAAGTTCCGTGGAAAATATCGCGGCGGCTGGGACAACCTCCGCGCCGCGCGCTTTGAGCGGCAGAAACAACTGGGATTGATTCCCACCGACACGGTCCTATCACCGCGGGATGATGGCGCCCGCGCGTGGAACGAACTCTCCATCGAGCAGCAGGAACAGCTTGATTACCGCATGGCCGTTTATGCCGCCCAGGTGCATCGCATGGATCACAACATCGGCCGCCTCGTCGAGCATCTGCGCACCACCGGGAAACTCGAAAACACGGTCATCCTATTCCTGTCCGACAACGGCGGCTGCGCCGAGCCCTACACCGACCTCGGCGGCGGCGCCTTCAGCGCGATCAATAAGCCCTCCGCCGGTGGCCCCGGCAACAAAAACGCCGAAGGCGATGGCGGCTCCGCCTACGGCACCGGCTGGGCGAATGCGTCCAACACCCCCTTCCGCCGCTACAAGTCCCGCCTCCACGAGGGCGGCATCTCCACGCCGCTCATCGTCCACTGGCCCGCCGGCCTGAAAGCCAAACCCGGCTCCATCAATTCCGCCCCCGGCTACCTCACCGACATCATGCCCACCGCGCTCGAACTCGCTCGCGCCACGTATCCCGCCAAAACCCGCTCCGGCGAAGCGCCCTACGCCCTCGTTGGCCGCAGCCTCTGCCCGGCCATTGCAGCTCAACCCTTCCCCGACCAGACTCGCTGGCTCTTCTGGGAACAATACAACAACAAGGCCGTCCGCCACGGAGACTGGAAGGCAGTTCAGCCGGCCGAAAGCAACGGTCCCTGGGAACTTTACGATCTGTCCCGGGACCGCACGGAACTGCATGACCTGGCGATCAGCGAGCCAGCCCGAATCGCCAAGATGACCGCCGCTTGGCAACAATGGGCGGAGACGCACCAAGTCCTGCCCAAGAAAAGACCCTGA
- a CDS encoding family 43 glycosylhydrolase, which produces MTRWLSTPPRWFHGCLLALVLVTPLIVQGSPARPEAYLFAHMTKEDYGRLYYSVSTDGRHWTLLNGGQRVMGDDYLGHPEITRAPDGTYWLVGVRPRDNPGVVFWQSRDLIGWTRGPEIDGPRFDVGDRKGGPPYLGAPKLFHDDISGLYYLTWHAARRDLPPNIVHGVNEARWSDMRTFVMTSPDLRTWSEARPLFQYDLATIDVIIRREGDRYYAIIKDERYPTFDHPTGKSIRLAHAKHPLGPWSEPGQPVSPNYHEAPTLIPRADGPGWLLYHEQYPGIQYKISTARTLAGPWYQEWINTYQVPPVARHGVMMPISRAEHDALIAAFPPAQADKPASAKP; this is translated from the coding sequence ATGACGCGTTGGCTCTCTACCCCGCCCCGTTGGTTTCATGGCTGCCTGCTCGCCCTGGTCCTAGTCACACCTCTGATCGTGCAGGGATCACCCGCACGACCCGAGGCCTACCTCTTCGCCCACATGACGAAGGAGGACTACGGCCGCCTCTATTACTCCGTCTCCACCGATGGCCGTCACTGGACCCTGCTCAACGGCGGCCAGCGGGTGATGGGCGACGACTACCTCGGCCATCCGGAAATCACCCGCGCGCCCGACGGCACGTATTGGCTCGTCGGCGTGCGCCCGCGCGACAACCCGGGCGTGGTCTTCTGGCAATCGCGCGACCTCATCGGTTGGACCCGCGGCCCCGAAATCGATGGCCCGCGTTTCGACGTGGGTGACCGCAAGGGTGGCCCGCCCTACTTGGGCGCGCCGAAGCTGTTCCACGATGACATCTCCGGGCTCTACTACCTCACCTGGCACGCCGCGCGCCGCGATCTGCCGCCGAACATCGTCCACGGCGTCAACGAGGCCCGCTGGTCCGACATGCGCACCTTTGTCATGACCTCGCCCGACCTACGGACCTGGTCGGAGGCCCGCCCGCTTTTCCAGTATGATCTGGCTACCATCGATGTGATCATCCGTCGCGAGGGTGATCGGTATTATGCGATCATCAAGGACGAGCGCTATCCCACCTTCGATCATCCCACGGGCAAGAGCATCCGACTCGCCCACGCCAAGCATCCGCTCGGTCCATGGAGCGAACCGGGGCAACCTGTATCGCCCAACTACCACGAAGCGCCCACCCTCATTCCCCGGGCCGATGGTCCGGGCTGGCTGCTGTATCACGAGCAATACCCCGGCATCCAATACAAGATCTCCACGGCCCGCACCCTCGCGGGGCCCTGGTATCAGGAATGGATCAACACCTACCAAGTTCCGCCGGTGGCCCGGCACGGCGTCATGATGCCGATCTCGCGAGCGGAGCACGATGCCCTGATCGCGGCCTTCCCACCGGCTCAAGCCGACAAGCCCGCTTCAGCCAAACCATGA
- a CDS encoding MFS transporter: MRDSDAPHAPTTSEVPRAGAGRILIFALIFFGLGVTEEVSNNVLPLTLQRMTADFSWSVDLPFRLPGLAPDGVFTMGSALVIGLVLALNPLFGFIAQPLVGVLSDRVWTRVGRRAFFLITGAPVVAVCLFLVPWASALWQLVVLVVIYQFFQDVLWGSDHPLLADLFPSRQRGIVGAAIGVAYQLGAVFVTRAGLAWTAAHERTHGGDLFGAPIYWAAAAIQVGLVMGLAFFLWERRLPVMKRPRLTPGQYVRDFRAQPGLVRLGWVNFLRAFMVTAGTGYLVLFGTVTLAADKADYARAMGWLPLLALVFVWPAGLLTDRLARDRVLMAAFLLSAVGYAVGWMADSLAWLSVAFVITRLAWVNIEIGYKSLVSDFYPVHQVGQLAGAINIFYASGRTLALVSVGALIGAFGNDYRLAWPVAIAAALVSIWVLRGVRDPRSPSP, encoded by the coding sequence ATGAGAGACTCCGACGCTCCCCACGCCCCCACGACCAGCGAGGTGCCACGCGCCGGCGCCGGCCGCATCCTCATCTTCGCGCTGATCTTCTTCGGCCTCGGCGTGACCGAGGAGGTCAGCAACAACGTGCTGCCGCTCACGCTCCAGCGCATGACCGCGGACTTCAGCTGGAGCGTGGACCTGCCCTTCCGCCTTCCCGGCCTCGCGCCGGACGGCGTGTTCACCATGGGCAGCGCGCTGGTCATCGGCCTGGTGCTGGCTCTCAATCCGCTCTTCGGTTTCATCGCCCAGCCCTTGGTCGGCGTCCTCAGCGACCGCGTATGGACACGTGTCGGTCGGCGCGCCTTCTTCCTGATCACCGGTGCCCCGGTCGTGGCGGTCTGCCTCTTCCTCGTGCCCTGGGCCTCGGCCCTCTGGCAGCTCGTCGTCTTGGTCGTCATCTACCAGTTTTTCCAGGACGTGCTCTGGGGCAGCGACCACCCGCTGCTGGCCGATCTGTTTCCCTCCCGCCAGCGCGGCATCGTCGGCGCCGCCATCGGGGTCGCCTACCAGCTGGGCGCGGTGTTCGTCACGCGCGCCGGCCTGGCTTGGACCGCGGCACACGAGCGCACCCACGGCGGCGATCTCTTCGGCGCGCCGATCTACTGGGCCGCCGCCGCCATTCAGGTGGGGTTGGTCATGGGTCTCGCGTTCTTCCTGTGGGAACGCCGCCTGCCCGTGATGAAGCGCCCCCGGCTCACCCCGGGCCAATATGTGCGCGATTTTCGCGCTCAACCCGGCCTCGTGCGACTTGGCTGGGTCAATTTTCTGCGTGCCTTCATGGTCACGGCCGGCACCGGCTATCTGGTGCTCTTCGGCACCGTAACCCTCGCCGCCGACAAGGCGGACTATGCCCGCGCAATGGGCTGGCTGCCCCTGCTGGCTCTCGTCTTCGTTTGGCCGGCCGGCCTCCTCACCGACCGCTTGGCCCGGGATCGCGTGCTCATGGCCGCGTTTCTGCTTTCCGCCGTTGGCTACGCAGTCGGCTGGATGGCCGACTCCCTGGCCTGGCTGTCCGTGGCGTTCGTGATCACGCGTCTGGCCTGGGTCAACATCGAGATCGGCTACAAGTCACTGGTCAGCGATTTCTATCCCGTCCATCAGGTCGGCCAGCTGGCCGGGGCCATCAATATTTTCTACGCCTCCGGTCGCACCCTGGCCTTGGTCTCCGTCGGTGCCCTGATCGGGGCCTTCGGCAACGACTACCGCCTGGCCTGGCCTGTCGCAATCGCCGCAGCCCTCGTCAGTATCTGGGTCCTGCGCGGCGTGCGCGACCCACGCTCCCCTTCTCCCTGA
- a CDS encoding sulfatase family protein, with protein sequence MRPILLLLVLTGWLRAVPPNIVFMVSDDHSVPHIGAYGFPVRTPNLDRLAAQGVLFDRMFTTAPQCAPSRASFATGRSAVAARVTRFSSPLPRDIETFPEILRREAGYFTGICRRSHHLDGWTDSANELSPAIWKKHDMLSVPARFDYVNMTGDRTSTPGIVREFLDRVPAAKPFFLWINFNDPHHPWNAPKVHEPSSLPMPADWPDLPELRGDFARYLDEISRLDEEVQWVLDELERRGLAQNTIVVFVGDNGSPLPRGKGALHERGVNVPLIVRWPAGAPAGRRTPALVSGEDFAPTFLEATGLQPPRVMTGRSFLPLLRNDDAYRPREHLFAMRGVHGASIFNESTPSSGFDLGRMVREDRYKLIINYTPWMPYAPTDSRIEPGWHRIAALHGTGKLDPRFSAMWFRLPRPIVELYDMEEDPAEMNNLAGKPEVAAIEYRLKTALQEKMITEYDYLPLPLRE encoded by the coding sequence ATGCGTCCAATCCTGCTGCTCCTCGTCCTCACCGGCTGGCTCCGGGCCGTGCCGCCCAACATCGTTTTCATGGTCTCTGACGACCACAGTGTGCCGCACATCGGCGCCTATGGGTTTCCCGTCCGGACGCCTAACCTCGACCGCCTCGCCGCCCAAGGCGTGTTGTTCGACCGGATGTTCACCACCGCGCCGCAATGCGCGCCCTCCCGCGCGAGCTTCGCCACCGGCCGCTCGGCCGTGGCCGCCCGCGTTACCCGCTTCTCCTCGCCGCTGCCCCGCGACATCGAGACGTTCCCCGAGATCCTCCGGCGCGAGGCCGGCTACTTCACCGGCATCTGCCGGCGCTCGCACCACCTCGATGGCTGGACCGATTCCGCCAACGAACTGTCCCCGGCCATCTGGAAGAAGCACGACATGCTGTCCGTGCCCGCCCGTTTTGACTACGTCAACATGACTGGCGACCGCACCTCGACTCCGGGCATCGTGCGCGAATTTCTCGACCGGGTGCCGGCCGCCAAACCGTTTTTCCTGTGGATTAATTTCAATGATCCGCACCACCCATGGAACGCCCCTAAAGTGCATGAGCCGTCCTCGCTCCCAATGCCAGCCGACTGGCCGGATCTACCCGAGTTGCGTGGTGACTTCGCCCGCTACCTCGATGAGATCTCCCGTCTCGATGAAGAGGTCCAGTGGGTGCTGGATGAACTCGAACGTCGTGGCCTGGCCCAAAACACCATCGTCGTCTTCGTCGGGGACAACGGTTCGCCCCTGCCTAGGGGCAAGGGTGCCCTTCACGAGCGCGGCGTAAACGTGCCCTTGATCGTGCGCTGGCCCGCCGGCGCACCTGCCGGGCGCCGCACGCCCGCGCTCGTCTCGGGGGAGGATTTCGCCCCGACCTTCCTCGAGGCCACCGGGCTCCAACCGCCCCGCGTAATGACCGGCCGCAGCTTTCTGCCGCTACTACGCAACGACGACGCCTACCGCCCGCGCGAGCATCTCTTCGCAATGCGCGGCGTCCACGGGGCATCCATCTTCAACGAGTCCACGCCCTCCAGCGGCTTCGATCTCGGTCGGATGGTGCGGGAAGACCGCTACAAGCTCATCATTAACTATACGCCCTGGATGCCCTACGCACCCACGGACAGCCGGATTGAACCCGGCTGGCATCGCATCGCGGCCCTGCACGGCACCGGCAAGCTTGACCCCCGCTTCTCCGCCATGTGGTTCCGCCTGCCCCGTCCCATCGTCGAACTCTACGACATGGAAGAAGACCCGGCCGAGATGAACAACCTGGCCGGCAAGCCCGAGGTCGCCGCCATCGAGTATCGCCTAAAGACCGCCTTGCAGGAGAAAATGATCACCGAATACGACTACTTACCCCTGCCCCTGCGCGAATAG
- a CDS encoding DUF5677 domain-containing protein yields the protein MFEDHNKEGKKFVPKFGQDWSRVDFVEVIFPEIVWIGFVLQRHGSKKGIALATALIEAAFHAATKHPQPEFSFISAHRELTDEAKAAVRERLRSAGQLDELREALEPFVRCYHNDNPLTYLWDAALPCHSDADVETARKVVGPRLNRWSPEGTLMQAVVLYGEHCTGRLHYTENVKPPNLEAIVSDFDSPEGKRASSHARTSTSAIYAHYKDRLGNAWAEYFWRRGLELDPLRGHIRLPDEAPAGGNPVVRFRQGFHHLAAALVKEVSEQVILNTVSEEEHTVINALLARQATLAVALADNFEVWNWDIGPLYLRAMTDCYITLAWILGKPDERSRLYIVHGLGQEKLWMAHYERLADEAEDEGEKEGYRQMIEASRAWVESQSFLFFVTVNLGNWTGKNTREMALDADCIDLYNFAYTPYSFSAHNTWNHLGKFNAVPSPSPLHKNMRMPNIPHFAGEPSIMMNAAKYLDKSINAVAKHYGLTTQVEAAYPWSGARISDVCEFLYEQFEGTKKRSKMPSEKTDTSAE from the coding sequence ATGTTCGAAGACCATAATAAGGAGGGAAAGAAGTTCGTTCCGAAGTTCGGGCAGGACTGGAGCCGCGTGGATTTCGTTGAGGTAATCTTCCCAGAAATTGTTTGGATCGGATTCGTGCTGCAACGGCACGGTAGTAAAAAGGGAATTGCGCTGGCGACCGCGCTTATTGAAGCCGCCTTCCATGCGGCGACGAAACACCCCCAACCCGAATTTTCTTTCATTAGCGCCCATCGAGAACTGACCGACGAGGCGAAAGCAGCCGTGCGCGAAAGGCTGCGGTCCGCGGGTCAACTGGACGAACTACGGGAGGCGCTGGAGCCATTTGTCCGCTGCTATCACAACGACAATCCCCTGACATATCTCTGGGATGCCGCGCTCCCTTGCCATTCAGACGCTGATGTCGAAACGGCGCGCAAAGTGGTTGGCCCACGCCTTAACCGCTGGTCACCCGAGGGCACACTGATGCAAGCCGTCGTGCTGTATGGCGAGCACTGCACCGGCCGGTTACACTACACAGAAAACGTCAAACCACCGAATCTCGAAGCAATCGTTAGCGATTTCGATTCGCCGGAAGGAAAACGCGCCAGTTCGCATGCACGCACATCGACGTCGGCGATATATGCCCACTACAAGGATCGCCTAGGCAATGCCTGGGCCGAGTATTTCTGGCGGCGAGGACTGGAACTCGATCCGTTGCGAGGGCACATCCGGTTACCTGATGAGGCACCCGCGGGCGGGAATCCGGTTGTGAGGTTCAGACAGGGCTTCCATCATTTAGCCGCGGCCTTGGTGAAAGAGGTCTCCGAACAGGTCATCTTAAACACTGTTTCGGAGGAGGAACACACGGTCATTAATGCTTTGCTCGCGCGTCAAGCGACGTTGGCCGTAGCGTTGGCCGACAATTTCGAAGTCTGGAACTGGGACATCGGGCCTCTATACCTGCGGGCGATGACAGACTGCTACATCACGCTAGCATGGATTTTGGGGAAACCAGACGAACGCAGCCGACTCTACATCGTGCACGGCTTGGGCCAGGAGAAGCTATGGATGGCGCACTACGAACGGCTGGCGGACGAGGCGGAGGACGAAGGGGAGAAGGAAGGGTATCGTCAAATGATCGAAGCGAGTCGCGCCTGGGTAGAAAGCCAGAGCTTCTTGTTCTTCGTTACAGTCAACCTCGGGAACTGGACCGGAAAGAATACGCGCGAAATGGCTCTCGATGCCGATTGCATCGATCTGTATAATTTCGCATACACGCCTTACAGTTTCTCAGCGCACAATACTTGGAATCATTTGGGGAAGTTCAATGCGGTGCCCTCTCCCAGTCCGCTGCACAAGAACATGCGGATGCCGAACATCCCACATTTTGCTGGGGAGCCGAGCATCATGATGAATGCAGCGAAGTATTTGGACAAATCGATCAATGCTGTAGCGAAACATTATGGCCTAACAACACAGGTCGAAGCTGCCTATCCGTGGAGCGGTGCTCGAATCAGTGATGTGTGCGAGTTCCTTTATGAGCAGTTCGAAGGAACAAAGAAGCGCTCGAAAATGCCGTCCGAAAAGACAGATACCTCTGCCGAGTGA
- a CDS encoding GAF domain-containing protein, whose amino-acid sequence MQTTIPMAASISMARTRALCAAPKGIAPSEFFRALCLDVAGDLDVDQVSVWTFEHDQNQINCLCAYDALSQHFSSGQSLKRSSCPLYFEQIVEQNIVAADDVTQNSATKEFLDSYFKPHGIKSLLDFIMHQDMEPYGIICCENRRAVRKWRDTDRSYLRSIAALTSFLFLPTARKTTD is encoded by the coding sequence ATGCAGACCACAATTCCCATGGCAGCAAGCATCTCGATGGCCCGGACCCGCGCACTCTGCGCCGCACCTAAAGGCATTGCCCCGAGTGAATTCTTTCGCGCCCTCTGCCTTGATGTAGCCGGCGATCTCGATGTCGATCAGGTGAGCGTCTGGACGTTCGAGCACGATCAAAATCAAATCAACTGCCTGTGCGCCTATGACGCTCTTTCGCAGCACTTCTCGAGCGGGCAATCACTCAAGCGATCATCCTGTCCGCTCTACTTTGAGCAGATCGTCGAGCAGAACATCGTTGCGGCAGATGACGTCACCCAAAACTCCGCCACCAAGGAGTTCCTCGATAGCTATTTCAAGCCACACGGCATCAAGTCCCTTCTGGATTTCATCATGCACCAGGACATGGAACCATACGGGATCATCTGCTGTGAGAACCGACGGGCTGTTCGAAAATGGCGCGACACTGACCGCAGCTACCTGCGTTCGATTGCCGCACTGACCTCTTTCCTGTTCTTGCCTACCGCCCGAAAGACGACGGATTAA